A single region of the Enterobacter cloacae complex sp. R_G8 genome encodes:
- the cyoB gene encoding cytochrome o ubiquinol oxidase subunit I: MFGKLTLDAVPYHEPIIVVTVAAIIIGGAALLALITYFGKWSYLWNEWLTSVDHKKLGIMYCIVGIVMLIRGFADAIMMRSQQALASAGEAGFLPPHHYDQIFTAHGVIMIFFVAMPLVIGLMNVVVPLQIGARDVAFPFLNNLSFWFTVVGVILVNLSLGVGEFAQTGWLAYPPLSGIEYSPGVGVDYWIWALQLSGVGTTLTGINFFVTIIKMRAPGMTMFKMPVFTWASLCANILIIASFPILTVTIALLTLDRYLGTHFFTNDMGGNMMMYINLIWAWGHPEVYILVLPVFGVFSEIAATFSRKRLFGYTSLVWATVCITVLSFIVWLHHFFTMGAGANVNAFFGITTMIIAIPTGVKIFNWLFTMYQGRIVFHSAMLWTIGFIVTFSVGGMTGVLLAVPGADFVLHNSLFLIAHFHNVIIGGVVFGCFAGVTYWWPKAFGFTLNEKWGKRAFWFWIIGFFVAFMPLYVLGFMGMTRRLSQQIDPQFHPMLMVAAGGAVLIACGIASQLIQFYVSIRDRDQNRDLTGDPWGGRTLEWATSSPPPFYNFAVVPQVHERDAFWEMKEKGEAYKQPAHYEEIHMPKNSGAGIVIAAFATVFGFAMIWHIWWMAIVGFAGIVISWIVKSFDEDVDYYVPVREVEKLENQHFDEISKAGLKNGN, encoded by the coding sequence ATGTTCGGAAAATTGACACTGGATGCAGTGCCCTACCATGAACCGATTATCGTGGTTACGGTGGCTGCAATTATCATCGGTGGTGCGGCCTTACTGGCCTTGATCACTTACTTCGGTAAGTGGAGCTACCTGTGGAACGAGTGGCTGACTTCGGTTGACCACAAAAAACTCGGTATCATGTACTGCATCGTCGGTATCGTCATGTTAATTCGTGGCTTTGCGGATGCGATCATGATGCGTAGCCAGCAGGCACTCGCGTCTGCGGGTGAAGCCGGCTTCCTGCCGCCGCACCACTACGACCAGATCTTTACCGCCCACGGCGTTATCATGATCTTCTTCGTGGCGATGCCGCTGGTTATCGGTCTGATGAACGTGGTCGTTCCGCTGCAAATCGGCGCGCGCGACGTTGCGTTCCCGTTCCTGAACAACCTGAGCTTCTGGTTCACGGTTGTCGGCGTTATCCTGGTTAACCTGTCACTGGGTGTGGGCGAATTCGCACAGACCGGCTGGCTGGCTTACCCGCCGTTGTCAGGAATTGAATACAGTCCGGGCGTAGGTGTCGACTACTGGATTTGGGCGCTTCAGCTCTCCGGTGTTGGTACAACCCTGACCGGTATTAACTTCTTCGTGACCATTATCAAGATGCGTGCCCCTGGCATGACCATGTTCAAGATGCCGGTATTTACCTGGGCATCTCTGTGCGCCAACATCCTGATTATTGCGTCCTTCCCAATTCTGACTGTCACCATCGCGCTGCTGACCCTGGACCGCTACCTGGGCACCCATTTCTTTACCAACGATATGGGTGGCAACATGATGATGTACATCAACCTGATTTGGGCGTGGGGTCACCCGGAAGTGTACATCCTGGTTCTGCCGGTGTTCGGTGTGTTCTCCGAAATCGCAGCAACCTTCTCGCGTAAACGTCTGTTTGGTTACACCTCTCTGGTGTGGGCAACCGTGTGTATTACCGTTCTGTCGTTCATCGTTTGGCTGCACCACTTCTTCACCATGGGTGCGGGCGCGAACGTAAACGCCTTCTTCGGTATTACCACCATGATTATCGCCATCCCTACCGGGGTTAAGATCTTCAACTGGCTGTTCACCATGTACCAGGGCCGTATCGTGTTCCACTCAGCAATGCTGTGGACCATCGGCTTCATCGTGACCTTCTCCGTAGGTGGGATGACCGGCGTACTGCTGGCGGTACCGGGTGCTGACTTCGTTCTGCACAACAGTCTGTTCCTGATTGCGCACTTCCATAACGTTATCATCGGTGGTGTGGTCTTCGGCTGCTTCGCTGGCGTAACCTACTGGTGGCCAAAAGCGTTCGGCTTCACGCTGAACGAAAAATGGGGTAAACGCGCGTTCTGGTTCTGGATCATCGGTTTCTTCGTGGCGTTTATGCCGCTGTACGTGCTGGGCTTCATGGGTATGACCCGTCGTCTGAGCCAGCAGATTGATCCACAGTTCCACCCAATGCTGATGGTTGCAGCGGGCGGTGCGGTGCTGATTGCTTGTGGTATCGCGTCTCAGCTGATTCAGTTCTACGTGTCTATTCGCGACCGCGACCAGAACCGTGACCTGACCGGTGACCCATGGGGTGGCCGTACGCTGGAGTGGGCGACCTCTTCTCCACCTCCGTTCTATAACTTTGCCGTTGTGCCGCAGGTCCATGAACGCGATGCATTCTGGGAAATGAAAGAAAAAGGTGAAGCGTACAAGCAACCTGCTCATTACGAAGAGATCCACATGCCGAAAAACAGCGGCGCGGGCATTGTGATTGCCGCTTTCGCAACGGTATTTGGTTTCGCAATGATCTGGCACATCTGGTGGATGGCGATTGTTGGCTTTGCTGGCATCGTAATCAGCTGGATTGTGAAGAGCTTTGACGAGGACGTGGACTACTACGTACCAGTCCGTGAAGTTGAAAAGCTGGAAAATCAGCATTTCGACGAGATTTCTAAAGCGGGGCTGAAAAATGGCAACTGA
- a CDS encoding cytochrome o ubiquinol oxidase subunit III, whose product MATDTLAHSTAHAHEHAHHDTGPTKVFGFWIYLMSDCILFCCLFATYAVLVNGTAGGPTGKDIFELPFVLVETALLLFSSITYGMAAIAMYKNNKSQVVSWLALTWLFGAGFIGMEIYEFHHLIMEGFGPDRSGFLSAFFALVGTHGLHVTSGLIWMAVLMFQISRRGLTSTNRTRILCLSLFWHFLDVVWICVFSVVYLMGAM is encoded by the coding sequence ATGGCAACTGATACTCTGGCGCACTCGACTGCCCACGCGCATGAACATGCGCACCACGATACAGGACCGACCAAAGTCTTCGGTTTCTGGATCTACCTGATGAGCGACTGCATTCTGTTCTGCTGTCTGTTCGCGACCTATGCCGTTCTGGTGAACGGCACAGCGGGCGGCCCGACCGGCAAGGACATTTTTGAACTGCCGTTCGTTCTGGTTGAAACCGCACTGCTGTTATTCAGCTCCATTACCTACGGCATGGCGGCTATCGCCATGTACAAAAACAACAAGAGCCAGGTTGTCTCCTGGCTGGCGTTGACCTGGTTGTTTGGTGCTGGATTTATCGGGATGGAAATCTATGAATTCCATCACCTGATTATGGAAGGCTTCGGGCCAGATCGCAGTGGCTTCCTGTCCGCGTTCTTCGCGCTGGTCGGTACCCACGGTCTGCACGTGACCTCGGGTCTGATCTGGATGGCGGTACTGATGTTCCAGATTTCCCGTCGCGGCCTGACCAGTACTAACCGTACCCGTATCCTGTGCCTGAGCCTGTTCTGGCACTTCCTGGACGTGGTATGGATCTGTGTGTTCTCTGTAGTGTATCTGATGGGGGCGATGTAA
- a CDS encoding cytochrome o ubiquinol oxidase subunit IV: MSHSNDHGASHGSVKTYMTGFILSIILTVIPFWMVMSGSASKPVILGAILVTAVIQILVHLVCFLHMNTKSDEGWNMTAFIFTVIIIAILVVGSIWIMWNLNYNMMVH; this comes from the coding sequence ATGAGTCATTCAAACGATCATGGCGCTTCCCACGGTAGCGTAAAAACCTACATGACAGGTTTTATCCTGTCGATCATCCTGACAGTGATCCCGTTCTGGATGGTGATGAGCGGTTCTGCGTCTAAGCCGGTTATTCTGGGTGCAATCCTGGTGACCGCGGTGATTCAGATTCTGGTGCATCTGGTTTGCTTCCTGCACATGAACACCAAGTCCGATGAAGGCTGGAACATGACGGCATTCATCTTTACCGTGATTATCATCGCTATCCTGGTAGTCGGTTCCATCTGGATTATGTGGAACCTTAACTACAACATGATGGTTCACTAA